The proteins below are encoded in one region of Streptomyces roseirectus:
- a CDS encoding SLATT domain-containing protein encodes MQPEGPPQDGRDEGAAGLRPGDLTGRMFPHGDWGEPAVRLDELYRWVEQGALETAAWYLADRGWKRRGARILRGAAAGGAVIGAALPLLDLAGLLRGASPWGYLALLIAVSCVAVDRSFGLTSGWMRDVATAQAVQRRLQILQFDWASESVREVLGPAEGTAGEAAERCLGVLRRFSEDVTDLVRTETADWMIEFRTSSTSLALQTTAPTVPRQEPPGPHQGRFSPPPVNGTRPNMPRQRPPEPR; translated from the coding sequence ATGCAGCCCGAGGGTCCGCCTCAGGACGGACGGGACGAGGGGGCGGCCGGGCTGCGGCCGGGCGATCTCACCGGGCGGATGTTCCCGCACGGCGACTGGGGCGAGCCCGCGGTGCGGCTCGACGAGCTGTACCGGTGGGTGGAGCAGGGGGCGCTGGAGACGGCGGCCTGGTACCTCGCCGACCGGGGGTGGAAGCGGCGCGGGGCGCGGATCCTGCGGGGCGCCGCGGCGGGCGGTGCCGTGATCGGCGCCGCGCTGCCGCTGCTCGACCTCGCCGGCCTGTTGCGGGGCGCCTCCCCGTGGGGGTACCTCGCGCTGCTGATCGCCGTGTCCTGCGTCGCCGTCGACCGGTCCTTCGGGCTGACCTCGGGGTGGATGCGGGACGTCGCCACCGCGCAGGCCGTCCAGCGCCGGCTCCAGATCCTCCAGTTCGACTGGGCCTCGGAGAGCGTCCGCGAGGTGCTGGGCCCCGCCGAGGGGACGGCCGGTGAGGCGGCCGAACGGTGCCTGGGCGTGCTGCGCCGCTTCTCGGAGGACGTCACGGATCTGGTGCGTACGGAGACGGCGGACTGGATGATCGAGTTCCGGACGTCGTCCACGTCCCTCGCGCTCCAGACCACCGCACCCACAGTCCCGCGCCAGGAGCCTCCCGGCCCGCACCAGGGGCGTTTCTCCCCTCCGCCGGTGAACGGGACGCGTCCGAACATGCCGAGGCAGAGGCCGCCGGAGCCGCGGTGA
- a CDS encoding response regulator transcription factor — protein MRVLLVEDDEPVAESLRRGLKRYGFEVDWVTTGAAALAHADPHDVVLLDLGLPDTDGLDVCKELRARSDVPIIVISARSDETDRVVGLELGADDYVSKPFGVREVIARIRAVMRRVQPRTPAEAGPDRYGSGLTVDRKAARVRLNGEEISLAPKEYDLLAFLTEEPGALMTREQIMEAVWDANWFGPTKTLDVHVAALRRKLAGAITIEAVRGVGFRLEIVGGAGTTGTTGAPGDTSV, from the coding sequence GTGCGCGTACTTCTGGTGGAAGACGACGAGCCCGTCGCGGAATCCCTGCGGCGCGGGCTGAAGCGGTACGGCTTCGAGGTGGACTGGGTGACGACCGGCGCCGCCGCGCTCGCTCACGCCGACCCCCACGACGTGGTCCTCCTCGACCTCGGCCTGCCCGACACCGACGGGCTCGACGTCTGCAAGGAGCTGCGGGCCCGCAGCGACGTCCCGATCATCGTGATCAGCGCCCGCAGCGACGAGACGGACCGGGTGGTCGGGCTCGAACTCGGCGCCGACGACTACGTCTCCAAGCCGTTCGGGGTGCGTGAGGTCATCGCGCGGATAAGGGCCGTCATGCGGCGCGTCCAGCCCCGGACGCCCGCGGAGGCAGGGCCCGACCGGTACGGCTCCGGCCTCACCGTCGACCGCAAGGCCGCGCGCGTCCGGCTGAACGGGGAGGAGATCTCCCTGGCTCCCAAGGAGTACGACCTGCTCGCCTTCCTCACCGAGGAGCCGGGGGCCCTGATGACCCGCGAGCAGATCATGGAAGCCGTCTGGGACGCGAACTGGTTCGGGCCGACGAAGACGCTGGACGTCCACGTCGCCGCGTTGCGCCGGAAGCTGGCCGGGGCGATCACGATCGAGGCGGTGCGGGGGGTGGGGTTCCGGCTGGAGATCGTGGGGGGTGCGGGTACTACGGGTACTACGGGTGCCCCAGGAGATACGTCCGTATGA
- a CDS encoding DUF5063 domain-containing protein: MPDATLHATGQNPDDFAVQIADQVESFLVAVTEVAKGDEPGSAVPFLLLEVSQLLLAGGRLGAHEDIVPDERYEPDAGPDADVDELRENLARLLEPVDVYSEVFDPYEPRKAPVPARISDDLADVITDLRHGMAHYRAGRTTEALWWWQFSYFSNWGTTASATLRALHSVLAHVRLDQPLAELDGLDTDQDMGDETLEIEAGRVMTEEIAEPLGLKTPK, from the coding sequence ATGCCCGACGCCACGCTGCACGCGACCGGCCAGAACCCGGACGACTTCGCGGTCCAGATCGCCGACCAGGTGGAGAGTTTCCTGGTCGCGGTCACCGAGGTCGCCAAGGGCGACGAACCGGGTTCCGCGGTCCCCTTCCTCCTCCTGGAGGTCAGCCAACTCCTGCTGGCCGGCGGCCGGTTGGGCGCCCACGAGGACATCGTCCCGGACGAGCGGTACGAGCCCGACGCGGGCCCCGACGCCGACGTCGACGAACTCCGCGAGAACCTGGCCCGCCTCCTGGAGCCGGTCGACGTCTACTCCGAGGTCTTCGACCCCTATGAGCCCCGTAAGGCTCCGGTACCGGCCCGGATCTCCGACGACCTCGCCGACGTCATCACCGACCTGCGCCACGGCATGGCCCACTACCGCGCGGGTCGTACGACCGAGGCGCTGTGGTGGTGGCAGTTCTCGTACTTCTCCAACTGGGGGACGACGGCCTCGGCGACGCTGCGCGCGCTGCACTCGGTCCTCGCCCACGTCCGCCTCGACCAGCCGCTGGCCGAGCTGGACGGCCTCGACACCGACCAGGACATGGGTGACGAGACGCTGGAGATCGAGGCCGGCCGCGTGATGACGGAGGAGATCGCGGAGCCGCTGGGGCTGAAGACGCCGAAGTAA
- a CDS encoding SgcJ/EcaC family oxidoreductase, which produces MNRRPRSISRRALAIGTASLVVAGTVGAGVSFAGPEHKPQSKRATKTQIAGLFDTWNSTLRTGDPEKVADLYADNAVLLPTVSNKIRTDHAGIVDYFEHFLANKPVGKKLTTIVTVLDNNSAIDTGIYQFTLTDPKTKAKSVVKARYSYEYEKQADGDWKIVNHHSSKMPEG; this is translated from the coding sequence ATGAACCGTCGTCCTCGTTCCATCAGCAGGCGGGCCCTGGCCATCGGCACGGCGTCGCTGGTCGTCGCGGGTACGGTCGGCGCCGGTGTCAGCTTCGCCGGCCCCGAGCACAAGCCGCAGTCCAAGAGGGCGACGAAGACCCAGATCGCCGGCCTCTTCGACACCTGGAACTCCACGCTGAGAACCGGCGATCCGGAGAAGGTGGCCGACCTCTACGCGGACAACGCGGTCCTGCTGCCCACCGTCTCCAACAAGATCCGCACGGACCACGCCGGCATCGTCGACTACTTCGAGCACTTCCTCGCCAACAAGCCCGTCGGCAAGAAGCTCACGACCATCGTGACCGTGCTCGACAACAACTCCGCGATCGACACGGGCATTTACCAGTTCACGCTCACCGACCCGAAGACCAAGGCGAAGAGCGTCGTCAAGGCCCGCTACTCCTACGAGTACGAGAAGCAGGCCGACGGCGACTGGAAGATCGTCAACCACCACTCCTCGAAGATGCCCGAAGGCTGA
- a CDS encoding HAMP domain-containing sensor histidine kinase — translation MIRQLILSYVLLVAVAIGLFTLPVAFTLTNQLRDDTELSVKREATTMAVLLSNGDPASCQALTQLARAYAKETKDDVQVTATAQCAAPLPRPDAGQALERALTRGKDTTDWGSDFIWGEELTITVPAKADDKVVGAVRIVYSTHGMTKRLWNIWGFRAGLAVAVLGVAAVIGAVVARRLTRPLRQLNDMATKFSDGDLTARTPETGPQETRTLARTLNQAGERLDTLIASQRIFVADASHQLRTPLTALRLSLDNIADGVDDEFVREDVEQATAEVVRMSRLVNGLLVLARAEAKVTAAEPLPLAEIVNERLAVWRPAADERGVTIALMGGSIDDRPLVLAAPGHLDQVLDNVLSNALEVSPDGGTITVRWDSSTARWDSGQRAVVLSVLDQGPGMSDQEKSRAFDRFWRGQGLTGRGGSGLGLAVVKQLVTDDGGAVSLADAPGGGLCVSISLRASSRSGG, via the coding sequence ATGATCCGGCAGCTCATCCTCAGCTACGTCCTGCTCGTCGCCGTCGCGATCGGCCTGTTCACCCTCCCCGTGGCCTTCACCCTCACCAACCAGCTGCGCGACGACACCGAGCTGTCGGTGAAGCGCGAGGCGACGACGATGGCGGTGCTGCTCAGCAACGGCGACCCCGCGTCGTGCCAGGCACTGACCCAGCTCGCCCGCGCGTACGCCAAGGAGACGAAGGACGACGTCCAGGTCACGGCGACCGCCCAGTGCGCGGCCCCGCTGCCCCGCCCCGACGCCGGCCAGGCCCTGGAGCGCGCGCTGACGCGGGGCAAGGACACCACCGACTGGGGCTCGGACTTCATCTGGGGCGAGGAGCTGACGATCACCGTCCCGGCGAAGGCCGATGACAAGGTCGTCGGCGCCGTGCGCATCGTCTACTCGACCCACGGGATGACCAAACGGCTGTGGAACATCTGGGGGTTCAGGGCCGGGCTCGCCGTCGCCGTACTCGGTGTCGCCGCCGTGATCGGCGCGGTGGTGGCCCGCCGGCTCACCCGCCCGCTGCGTCAACTCAACGATATGGCGACCAAGTTCAGCGACGGCGACCTGACGGCCCGTACCCCTGAGACGGGACCGCAGGAGACCCGGACCCTGGCTCGCACCCTGAATCAGGCGGGCGAGCGGCTCGACACCCTCATCGCTTCGCAGCGCATCTTCGTCGCCGACGCCTCGCACCAACTCCGCACGCCACTCACGGCGTTGAGGCTGTCGCTGGACAACATCGCGGACGGCGTGGACGACGAATTCGTGCGTGAGGACGTGGAACAGGCGACCGCGGAGGTCGTCCGGATGAGCCGTCTGGTCAACGGTCTGCTGGTGCTGGCGCGGGCCGAGGCGAAGGTAACTGCCGCGGAACCGCTGCCACTTGCCGAGATCGTGAACGAACGGCTCGCGGTGTGGAGGCCGGCCGCCGACGAGCGCGGAGTCACCATCGCGCTCATGGGGGGAAGTATCGACGACCGGCCGCTCGTGTTGGCCGCGCCCGGCCATCTCGACCAGGTGCTGGACAACGTGCTCTCCAACGCCCTGGAGGTCTCGCCGGACGGCGGGACCATCACCGTGCGCTGGGATTCGAGCACCGCCCGCTGGGATTCGGGCCAGCGGGCGGTGGTCCTGTCGGTCCTCGACCAGGGACCGGGCATGTCGGACCAGGAGAAGTCGAGGGCGTTCGACCGCTTCTGGCGTGGTCAGGGCCTCACCGGCCGGGGCGGTTCGGGGCTCGGCCTCGCCGTCGTCAAGCAGTTGGTGACGGACGACGGCGGCGCGGTGTCCCTGGCGGACGCCCCCGGCGGCGGGCTCTGTGTCTCGATCAGCCTTCGGGCATCTTCGAGGAGTGGTGGTTGA
- a CDS encoding YbaB/EbfC family nucleoid-associated protein has protein sequence MFPGGGQPNMQQLLQQAQKMQQDLQQAQEELANTEVDGQAGGGLVKATVTGSGELRALVIDPKAVDPEDTETLADLVVAAVQAANQNAQTLQQQKLGPLAQGLGGGGIPGLPF, from the coding sequence GTGTTTCCCGGTGGTGGCCAGCCCAACATGCAGCAGTTGCTCCAGCAGGCCCAGAAGATGCAGCAGGACCTCCAGCAGGCGCAGGAGGAACTGGCGAACACGGAGGTCGACGGGCAGGCGGGCGGCGGCCTCGTGAAGGCCACGGTCACCGGCTCCGGCGAGCTGCGGGCCCTGGTGATCGACCCGAAGGCGGTGGACCCGGAGGACACGGAGACCCTTGCCGACCTGGTCGTCGCGGCCGTGCAGGCGGCCAACCAGAACGCGCAGACCCTCCAGCAGCAGAAGCTCGGCCCGCTGGCCCAGGGCCTGGGCGGTGGCGGCATCCCGGGCCTGCCCTTCTGA
- a CDS encoding MazG-like family protein, which produces MDDLAWEQVRRLVGWLDEHAEPAAAGDVRLLRVLKIGEEFGEVAEALHGALGANPRKGASHTWDDVRQELCDVIVTAMVALATCTDGGDGGDGPGGPAEVLAGRLRLLVERAGLDAPPGDGVR; this is translated from the coding sequence GTGGACGATCTGGCGTGGGAGCAGGTACGGCGGCTGGTGGGCTGGCTCGACGAGCACGCGGAACCGGCCGCCGCGGGCGATGTCCGGCTGCTGCGGGTGCTGAAGATCGGCGAGGAGTTCGGCGAGGTCGCCGAGGCGCTGCACGGCGCGCTGGGCGCCAACCCCCGCAAGGGGGCGTCGCACACGTGGGACGACGTGCGTCAGGAGCTGTGCGACGTGATCGTGACGGCGATGGTGGCGCTGGCGACGTGCACGGACGGCGGGGACGGCGGCGACGGTCCCGGCGGGCCGGCGGAGGTGCTGGCGGGCAGGCTGAGGCTGCTGGTGGAGCGGGCGGGGTTGGACGCGCCGCCGGGGGACGGTGTGCGGTGA
- the recR gene encoding recombination mediator RecR — translation MYEGVVQDLIDELGRLPGVGPKSAQRIAFHILQAEPTDVRRLAHALMEVKAKVRFCATCGNVAQEELCGICRDPRRDPSVICVVEEPKDVVAIERTREFRGKYHVLGGAISPIEGVGPDDLRIRELLARLADGTVNELILATDPNLEGEATATYLARMIKPMGLKVTRLASGLPVGGDLEYADEVTLGRAFEGRRLLDV, via the coding sequence GTGTACGAAGGCGTGGTCCAGGACCTCATCGACGAGCTGGGTCGGCTGCCCGGCGTCGGTCCCAAGAGCGCGCAGCGGATCGCCTTCCACATTCTCCAGGCGGAGCCGACGGATGTGCGCCGTCTCGCGCACGCCCTGATGGAGGTCAAGGCGAAGGTCCGCTTCTGCGCGACCTGCGGAAACGTCGCGCAGGAAGAGCTGTGCGGCATCTGCCGCGACCCCCGCCGCGACCCCTCGGTGATCTGCGTCGTCGAGGAGCCGAAGGACGTCGTCGCGATCGAGCGCACGCGCGAGTTCCGGGGCAAGTACCACGTGCTCGGCGGCGCGATCAGCCCCATCGAGGGCGTCGGCCCCGACGACCTGCGGATAAGGGAACTCCTGGCCCGCCTCGCGGACGGCACCGTCAACGAGCTGATCCTGGCCACGGACCCGAACCTGGAGGGCGAGGCGACAGCGACGTACCTCGCCCGCATGATCAAGCCCATGGGCCTGAAGGTCACCCGCCTGGCCAGCGGCCTCCCGGTGGGTGGCGACCTGGAATACGCGGACGAGGTGACCCTCGGCCGCGCCTTCGAGGGGAGACGACTCCTAGATGTCTGA